The genomic segment gccgatgctaccagacctgctgagtttttccaggtatttctgtttctgttttgttttggatttccagcatccgcagttctttgcttttgtctctctgtttaattgactgccacttctcttcaagaaatgcctaccttgaagaagttctgtctactctccgtcaggattttcgtatctctcttttgccttgttcaccttcattgctttccatttctctcctggtgtttgacaaggtggttactaaaacccgctttcacttccatatttcctttctcagtgactctccgtctctgacttaccccacgtggatttcaactgaaattccatccctcatgtttcgaacccacccaggattactggTAAATCTGGGACAAACAAcgttcctcagactgctgttcccgttgcattctgagatccacactcagtgccatgtgccgtcatatgaacacactcgacctctccctccagcagcaccgccgcaccttTTTTCAAAGCTgcctgtgcccccagtttcattttattcttcgtctcatccgatgccttaacaagaaactttttctctttctctcaagtgctaaggaacgcaagctccaacaactcatcaacaccaacaatcatccaggaccctccacccctgcctgaccctctgtccccatccccttttccaatcccagccccggccgtgtattcaccatacccccggaccttcctctctccgacactgaacgttcagtgctcagcaaaggacttagtttcatacccctatgccctcatctcaatgaatttcgggctcggcacgatgctgaactcttcttctgccgccttcgtctccgtacTCACTTCttcgggcaggagtcctccccccgttcaacggatccttttacccacctccaatattctccttgcacctggacccctccctctggattcttacgtTCTTTtggtcttttcattgagaactgtcagcatgacattagtcgtctcaatttctctgctcctctcacccattctaacctgtctctctctctgaacttactgcactccgttctctcaggtccaaccctaacattgtcatcaaacccgctgacaagggtggtgctgttgttatctggtgcactgacctctacctcgcggaggctgagcgtcaacctcgcagacacttcctcctacctccccctggaccatgaccccaccactgaacatcaagccattgtttccaggactgtcactgacctcatctcctctggagatcttccttccacagcttccaacctgatagtcacccaacctcggatggcctgcttctacctcctacccaaaatccacaaacaggactgtcccggcagaccgattgtgtcagcctgttcttgtcccacggaactcatttctcgctatcttgactccattctctctccccttgtccagtcccttcacacctatatccgtgattcctctgataccttacgtcacatcagcaatttccagttccctggccccaaccgccatctcttcaccatggacatccaatccctctacacctccatgaCCCACCAGAATGGCCtggtggctctccgcttcttcctcgaacagaggcccgaacaatccccatccaccactactctcctccgcttGGCTGAacgtgttctcacactgaacaatttctcttttaactcctctcacttcctccaaataaaaggtgtggctatgggtacccgcatggaccccagctatgcctgtctctttatggggtatgtggaacattccttgttccagtcctactccggcccccttccataactctttctccggtacattgatgattacttcggtgctgcttcatgctctcatcaggttgttgggacctggaaaaatttattaattttgcttccaatctccacccctccatcattttcacatggtccatctctgatacttcccttccctttcttgacctctctgtctcaatttccggtgatagactgtccaccaatatccattacaagcctatcgactccacagctacctcgactacagctcctcacaccctgcttcttgtaaggactccatcccattctctcagttcctttgcctccgtcgcatctgttctgatgatgccactttcaaaaacagttcctctaacatatcctccttcttccttaaacgaggttttccacccacggttgttgacagggccttcaatcgtgtccggcccatcacccacacatccaccctcacgcctcctcctccctcccaaaaacatgatagggtccccttgtcctcaattatcaccccaccagcctcctcattcaaagaatcatcctctgccatttccgcctactccagcatgagccaccactaaacacatcttcccttcacccccccccccacccccccatggcaTTCCGtcgggatcattccctccgtgacaccctggtccactcttccatcaccggctactcctcaaacccctcccatggcaccttcccatgcaaccgcatgggaagatgcaacacctgccccttcacttcctctctgcttaccatccaagggcccaaacactcctttcaagtgaagcagtatttcacttgcacttccctcaactttgtctactgcattcattgctcccaatgcagtttcctctacattggagagaccaaacacagactgggtgactgctttgcagaacaccttcggtctgtctgcaagcattacccagacctccctatcacttgccatttcaacactccaccctgctctcatgcccacatgtctgtccttggcttgctgcattgttccagtgaagctcaacgcaaactggaggaacaccacctcatcttccgactaggccctttacagcctttcagactgaatattgagttcaacaattttagataatgaactctctcctccatcccctaccccctttctgtttcttccccctcctttttgttttttccaataatttatatagatttttcttttcccacctatttccattatttttaaatgtatttccacgcattgtttatctctaccttttagcccttttagtattccttcatcccaccccacccccactaggtctatctgtaccttgtttgtcctgctgtctacttttaattagcacattcctttagataatatcaccaccttcaacatctctttgtccttttgtctgtgacatcttttggttatctccacctattactggctttttgtcccaacaaccccccctcctaaaaccagcttatatttcacccctttcttatttttacttagttctgttgaagggtcatgaggactcgaaacgtcaactgtgctcttctctgccgatgctgccaggcctgctgagtttttccaggtatttctgttcctcccttccccttcccttgtTGAGTTGCTGTCCCTTTAAATGTGTAACTTTTCATTCCCACCAtagtctcccccctctctccccattggTCCGACGCGTTCCATTTTGAAAAAGGCTCCTCCCTTAGCAACTGCGAATTAGCAACGCATCCTGGCGGCGTGCTGATTGGCCAGCTTCTGACAGCCTGGAGCCAATAGTGGAGAGCTGGTGCCCATGCCGCACATTTCAAAAAAAGGTTAGGGAGcttgaagctgtgtgtgtgtgtatgtgagctggGAGCCTGGCGCTTGGATACTGTCACTGATAAGCTGTCTTCACCCTGGGTACAGCACATTGTAAAGCCGCGCTATTCTATCGTTACAGGAGGCTTCGCCCTGGAGTCTCTGGATTCAAGCGCCCTGTTGTTCCAACCTTGTGTTTTCAATCAGTGTCGCTTCCACGAAGTTCGAGATTCAGCAGAGGTTTGTGAATCATTTTAATCCCTTTTGTTCTGTTTGGTTCCATTAGCAATGATGCATTTGTTGCAAATCTCTAACTGCATGTGgatgtcctctgccccccccccccccaccccacccaaccaccaccaccatttgCACTTTGAGCACTTGGGGAGGGCGAATCAGTGAATCTCaacaggagagagggacacaccTGGACATCTGCCAAATGAGTGTCGCTTTGTCTTCTTTTGTGCTTCGGCAAATAGCGCTTCCGATCTTCTCCAATTAATCAATGTGTTTACCTTTCTGTTTTCCATTAGTGCCTCTGATCCGGGTTCTTCCCTTCCCCCTTCTTTCCCCTGCTCCCCTTCTCTGTAAAGGCTTGTCCAAGAAATGCCGCAAGCCTCAGAAAATAAAATCCTTCAGCATGGATCGTTTGGAAAGGAGCCTTCTATGATAGAGACGGTAAGGACAGAGACGTGCTTGTAAAGGTAGAAGTGAAACCATTTGTTTGAATGGCAACGTTAGATTAATGTAGAATTGTTAAACAGAAGTTCAAAAACCTTCAGAAATATTTTCCAGATTGATGTAGTGGTTTAATATTGTTGTAAATTCTAATGGGACGTGGTGCATTGGATATATGTTTATGGtaattaggcaagggaatctaaATAGAAAGATTCGGTGTAATATTGTTGCAGTCATCATAATGTGATACAAAACGCACATCAATTTATTACATTTAACTATTGTCTTTTGGCGATGTTTTCGGTAGGGGGAATGTGGATTTTAAACGGAAGGAAATCACTCATGTCGGATATGTTTACATTTGAAAGTCTGCACCTGATTTGATAACCTAACTGAATTTTGGGTAACAAAAATAGaacactgcaaatgctggaaatatgaaataaaaacaggaaacgctggaaatgctcagcaggccaggcagcaatCACAGGGAACCAAAACTGACGTTTCAGATTGGTTGTTCTAATGAActgtcatcgacctgaaacgttaactttgtttctctctcagcagatgctgaaatgttgaatatttccagcatttcctgtttattTTTAATCTTGGAAATCTCAGTATGAACCTGAGGAAACGGGCTGCTGTGGATTGCGTGAATGTCAATGCAACGCCGTATATTTAAAGTAGCAATGTTTTCAAATACTTAATCCAGGTTGTCCTGTATCTAAAAGTGAGACTTGAATGTATGAGATATCAATTGCATCTCGACTGCTAGACTTCAGAGGACAATACGTTGACATTGAGTTAGAGATTGTTATGAAAGTTTTTGATTATTAATTGCTGATCATTGTAAAATCTACAAAAAATGCCTGAAATATTTTAATGCCTTTAATTGCTGTAGCACAACAGCTGTTGCACAGCCCAAGCACCTGTTTCCATGCATAATTGGTCCAATTATGATGTCTATTTACAAGATTATATCCTTCTTTTAAATGCAGACCTTAGTGACTTCTGCTGAACTATCAAAGCTGGTGCATTTAATACAATCAAATTATTTTTCAAATTCTAGATGTTTATATTTTTCTTCCTCAAATTGTTGGAATATACCTGGGCACTAGAGTGATGCAGCAAAAAAAACCCTGCAGGACTGTGCTACCTTAATATGTTTAATAATACTGATAGCATGGAGATGTTTTCCCTCTTGGTATTGTTAAATTCCTGTATTCCAGGCATCAGCGTTAGTCTTTCCATATGTTTCCAACATGTTGGAAAAAATTACTTTTTATAAATTCCCAGGAAAAGAAGAAAATGTTATCCAAGATTGCAGTGCATCGTGGCTTTTACTGTGGCCAGTGCTTTCCTTGCTGCTTTACGAGACATAAGACATTATGCTGTTGTGTTTAGTATATTTTTGACACCTCTGACTGCACCAGGAGTGACTGATTTCACTGTAAGGACTGTTTAGTAAATTGAATCTGCTAGCACAGCCTGCACTTGTAGTCTTTGCACAGATTTATGGAACCTTACTGTGCTGCACTGAAGAAGTGAGAATAGGTTGCAAATATTGTTCTTGAGGATAAGTTTGATGCTGACCAATACAGAGAATTGTAAGTAAGAACATATATTACTAGAAATAAACAACAAAACCATTATGACCTCCACAATATGCTTACGTTTAAATTGAGTCACTGTCAGAAATATGCTCCAGTATTCTTCAACAAGAACAATCTACTCTGGAAGGTGTCAATGTTGATATTGACCTTCTGGACAAAAGGCATTTGGCATTATTGTTAGGCCCTTAATTTTAAGTGCAAGGAGGTTGCTATTAACTATTTTACAAAACACCTACTTCTATCTTTTTGATGATTACAGGGTTTTAGAATGTTTTCAACACCGTGGTTCTGAAGGGGAAACCTAGTTCAACTGGAGCTTAGCATTTGTTATGAGTCCTCTACAGGCCATTTCAACTTGGTTTTGGGAAAGGACCTGGTCCCCCTGAGGTGTATTTTAAAGTCTAATTCAGTTTTAGCCTTGCAATCCTGTGATCACAAACAAGTCCTTCACAAACTAATGTACCCTCTTCTTGAACCCTGTAGTTTGTGATCTAAAATCTGTAGTGTAAGATTATCTTGAGTTTGTCTTCATAAGTTTCTTGCAGCAGCTATCAAACAACCCTTTGGGTATAGCATATGTATAGCATATTCATTTAATTTTAGATTTCTACCCAAGGTTGTTACTCGTATTTATTGGGTTACTCCTGAATACTATTAGTGGAAGTCTAGATTCATGTTGTTTACTTGCCCTCTCTGCCACAAGAGATGACGGGGTTGTTGGggaggaaattttaaaaaattgaatgtgATAATATTAGAAACCCATCAGTACTAAGCTCCTTTATCCAGCGCAGTGTGTCTGTTGGGATTTCAGTTTTAATGACCAATGCTGTGGTTTTAAAAACATAATTCCTCCTTTATCTCCATTCAGGATGATGGTCTTCATATCAAACGTTCTCCTTCTTCACCCCAAGGTGGTCCGAAGAAGAGATCAGCTTTTGAAGATCTCACAAATGTAAGTTCTATGACTGATTTCTTATATAATAGTAAGACTGTTCCTCTGTCAAAAACAAATGGGTTCTGTACCTTTTTTAGTTTTTTAAAGTTTGGATTATGGATATTTCTGTTTTATTCATATCTTTTTCCTTGCCCCACTTCAATTCTAATAGGCTAAGCAAGGTCAGGATCCGGTCTCAAAGAAAAAAGGTGGGAAGCTGGTGGGTAAGAAAACTCAAAAAAGTACTGTCGGACAAGAAACATCCAAAAACAATGAGAATAATATCAAAAGGTGACCACCCTACTCCTGATTGTTCAATGTCATGAGTATCTGAGCATATATCaatgtttgcatttatatagaactaTGAAAATTCTTAACAATATTTTGCCCAATAAGTTGCTTCATAattccagtgactgaggcaaatGTGGCAGGAACATCCCTCAAACAAAAATGAGATGTGGGAGTAGTTATTTTGTTTCTTGTTGGTGATTTGAGGGAAATATATTCAGCTGGGAGAATTTCATGCTCCTCTCTGATGCCAGGTGATCTCTTAATCTCCAATTGTTACGCCAGAACAGTCAGTTGGGATCTTTCTTTAATGTCTTACCTTAAACACCTCCCCCTGCAACGTGTTGTCAGATTCCATTATGAACTGATATCTTGCTGAAGTTTAAATCTGCAGTCTTCTGATCTGGAAGTGAGTGTTACCAAGCTAAGTCATAAGCAACTTTCTTTTGTTTCCATCCCTTGGGCCTTCCACAACTCCTATAATATGTTTTGACTGGTGATGGCTGTTTCCTAGCTTCTCCTAACATGCTCTGAAATGGAGTGGCTGATATGTGAGTAATGATGGCCCAGGGGAAGTGCTTTGCATCCGTATATTACCCTCCAAAGGTTGGACAGCCTCCAATATGTCCCTGAACCAACCTGTAAATTGTGTTGGTATAATAatacaatgcagtcactgacttCTGTAAGACTGAAAAAATGCAATACTCTTTGCTCTCCATGATTAACAAAGGAGTCAGGCATTTTCTCAAATGGATGGACCACTTGTATCATTATTGtttacaacaacttgtatttgtatggtgccttttaatgtaataaaatgccccaaggcacttcaaaggagcattgtagaacaaagtatgacaccaaaccacaaaaggagatattagctcAGTTGACCAAAAGATTGgctaaagaggtaggtttcaaagagtgtcttaaaggaggatacCACAGTCTGCACCTGTGACTTCAACACTGTTTAATTGCATCCTATAGTTATAGATCTCAGAACGTCAAAAAACCATAATTATAATAATGGACAGTGGGACACTATCTTTCTTGCATTTTTGTATCTAATTTCACATGCATAGTACCCATCTTTAACGTAACTATATTCCTCACGTTTGGCATTAGCATTTTCCTgtggtgttggtattggtgttCGTCTGTGCTCTTATTGATTTGGAGTCCTCTAAATTTTGTTTATTGTCCATTTGATATGCACACATTAATACATTTGGCCTGCGTGAACATTTATCTTTTCCTGCAATATATATATATCGTTCCACTGTAAATTGCATCAATTCTTATTCATTTGCACTGCATGAAATTTGATAACTAAGAATAGTATACAAAATTATCCTGTTTTATTGATTATTCAATTGAGTAACTGGCAAATTTTGTCTCCCAGCTATGTAAAATGTGTtagtttattttttattattgTGATTGAATCCGTGAttaatgggggaggggtgggtagaCTTATCAGGATTCTGCTGGAATTGAGGTCTTGCAAGAAATTGTTCTTGGATGCCTTTAAGGTATTGAAATCGTCTTCAGGAATGCTCCTGAACTGACTGACCTTTAATTATTAACCAGGCAATGAATGCTGCCAAATGGTGTAAAAGAATTCCTTCCTCCTTTCCCATTTCTCCCTTCAGTACAGGACCCAAAGCTTCCCAGGAGCAACAGGATAATACAGTAGAGCAAAAGAAGCCTAAGGTGCCTGTGCCACCTGCGGAAAAAGCAGCTGATGTAGATAAATCAACAGACATAAAGGTAAGGAAGCTTGGAATCTGAGTCCACTGCtacatctcaaagtactttatacttaaaaattaattcattatGTTGTGACTGCTCACATGGCCAGCACAACAATTATTCTGTACCAGCATCTTCTCTCAAATGAAGAATTGATAAGGCAACAATTGTAATTGAGAAAATATTGGAATTTTAAACATGACCAAGCTGGCATTTTGCATTTTTCTTTCGACATTGTATTCCTTTAAGTATACTCATTAGGGCGTTGAAATTATTGTGGCAGATGCAAATGGGAGCATATGTGAATTAATTTAAAGAAAATGCTATGCACTACTTACCCCACCACCCAGTTATATTAGCAGAGAAATCCTCTGGACACCAAGTTCCCTGAAGCCTTTAAGTAGCAAAGTTGCTTTTCATTGTGTGTTTCACAATGCAACTATATGGGTGAGAATGAGCATATAAATGTCTATAGTTTAATCTTGAGATGCTGCTTGGCTCTTGAGTTCATCTGAACCTCTTGAATAAAATTATAAATCATTTTCAGCTAACCCTAATTCTTGCATTCTGCCACTCAAGTGAACTGTTTGAATTCAATATTTTACTTTAAAAGTGATATATCATTGAATTGCAGCATAGTTCAAGTTTCTTTCACTGAAAGTGAATGTGCCCATTCTGTTAACCTAATGAAAGGAAGCGCACTGTCAGAAGCATGTCTGCAATGCCAACAACCAGTGTTGTTGAGACTTTAAACTCTTTTTGGGTACCATGTTATACTTTGTGCTTTGACTCAAGGAAAATTCTGATTTGGCAAAGATGAGCTTTCTTGGATGAGGGCAACTCCAATAACACTTGAAGCTGAATACCATTCAGGATAAAACAGCTTatttggcactccatccaccatcttTAAACATTaatttcctccaccactgatgcacaatggtggcggtgtgtaccatatacaagatgcagcaGAAACTTGTCAACCCTCCTTAGACAGCTTTCAAATctgacctagaaggacaagggcaactaggtttgggcaataaatgctggccctgccagcagagcccacaccctgtaaattaatatttttaaaaaataatgggaacaccatcatctgcaagtgtccctccaagccacataccattctgactcaggactatattgctgttccttcactgtcatgggacaaaaacctggatctccctccctaacagcacattgtgggtgtacctacaccatatggacctCAGCAGGTTAAgactgcagctcaccatcaccttctcaagggcaattagggatgggcaacaaatgctggccttaccagcgaagcccacatcccgtgaaagaattaaaattGCTGGGTTTTCAGGCAGTAGTCCCTCTTTTCCACTGCACGCCAAAAATTCAAAATAGTCCGTCGCCAATTTGGAGAAAGTTTGTGGTTGTGGGACTTTGTTTTTTCCGATCATTTTTCACAAAGCGAATTTAGAAGAAAAAACACTATCCTTGAAAAGAATTCTAAAGCAAAATATGTGCATTctaaattttttaaaaggcacTGAGATGAAAGATGTTTGACAGGGTTGTCCGATGTGGTACCTCTGCGTTATGAACATGGAGATTAAAAATAGATACAAGCAACCGGGTAAATTTGGCCAACAGTTTTGCCAAGTCCTGAGGAGAATGCAGCAGGGTAGTTATTTTATTTGAAGTCCAGCAAGGTGACCAACTGATTAGGGAAGTGTATTGTTGAGTCAGTTTGCTATCTATCAAACTAGCAGATACCCCCATGTAACTATTTTGTAACAAACCAGCCCTAGGTTCATCAGATTCCCTGCACTCTTTGGCAACTGTTGTGGGATACTCCTTGCCAGGTAATGAGTACTGGCTTCTCTATAATATTCTGATAGAGTCGAACTGAAACTTACAATTCTGttcttaaaaaaaatgtaataaatatcACTGCAATTTGTAAAAGGAGAACAATTAATTAGAAATTCTATGGCTTGTAGTTGTCCGTCTATGATGAAGTTGACAAAGAGAATTTGAACGACCCATTCCTGAATGCGATCTATGCATATGATATATTCAGCTACATGAAGGAGAGGGAGGTAAGCAGTCTATTACTTTTGGAACCTTTCTGCTTGCTTCCAAAGAGCAGCATTGATCATGTATGTTTTGAAACAAGATTATTGGGATTGCTGGATTTTGCAGGTGGTCTGTGTTTAATTCTCCACACTTTTATCACTCCTCACTTTTATACCCAGTGCACTGCATTTGCAATCTAACATTGAAGAGCTATTTTGAATCTAGGTGTAAATGGTAAAAGCATTCTATAGCAGCTCACAAAAGCACTGATGCCACTCGCAGGTTTGTTATCATGCAAATGAATTTTCTTCATAGAATAGATAATTGATTTGTTTTtgaccttcaaaaacagttggATTAATATCTGGCTTGTAATGAAATTGTAGAGCTAATGTAAGTTTTCAGACTGGACAGTGACTGTTTCTGTGATCGAAAAATTGTAATCCTGAATATAGAAAATGTGAGAATTAATTGATACTCTGTTACTTTTGATTATTTCGCAGCACTTTATCTTGGCCATTTAGATGGATTCCATTGTACAATTCATTCCATCACAGACTGTTTGGTTAAGTTGGTGTTGGTTGAGCGGCCAAATTGTCTTAACTTTGTACTTTTATGTGTTATCAGCTGCAAATACATCTCAAGTGCAAAATCCATTTTTTTGTATTGATAATTGAGTTGAAAGGTAGAAACTGGGAACAACTGGAAGCTAAAATTTTCTGATGTACGGTTTTGTCCGGTCTTTGACTGTTGGATTAGCAACAAATTAATGTTTAGATACGTCCTGATCCACTCCATAACCATGTGATTCTTGGGTCTGACAGGAGAAATTTGTTCTGAAAGGTTATATGCAAAAGCAGCCTGACCTGAACATCGAGATGAGGGCAATCTTGGTAGACTGGATGGTCGAGGTACAAGTAAGTGCATTATTCACCTTGAGCTTTGAACTGCTTTTTTTTTCAATCAGTTGGTTGCTTTGAAATACGTTGGCTTGTTTTGTTCATTTTTGGTTCTATCCTTCACCCAAGTGGATGTTGTACTATGTGCTATTCATGGCCAAGAGGGCTGCCAGATTTGTAACCATAACTCTTCAAGACTGTGTGCAGTGGAGTATTGAGGGAAGTTTGAGTGACTCCAGTTCTTTATCTTTCTTCCTTCCCCAAGTCCTCTGCCTCTTTCCTATCCCCTCACCAACATCCCAACTTCATCAGCTTGGAGGTGTGAATTGTTTCTCCTCCCTTTTAGAGCTTTCCTTGTGGAAGGACTGAGGTTAGAAGTTCAGTATGTTGTGGAAGGACTGAGGTTCAGGTGTCTGACAGCTTTTTCTTCGGATTGATTTAATTTGGATACTTCATAAGGGTAAATCCAGAGGATTAAATTGATGGTAGAAATTGTACTATTAGCTTTTTTCGTGAAACATGATAAACTCAGCATTTTCATTGTGTGGGGTGCCTGGAAGTACATTCAAGGTGCCAATATTTTAGGGTTTCAGACAAATTTAGCTGAGCTTAGAAACCAAAAATCAAATGGTTTATTGTAATATGAGCATTCAGATTATTTAGGAACCTACTAATGGGCAAATGTATTTTTGTAATGTACTAGCTGCAAAGTGAGTAATTTCCATGTTTTTATTTTGACCTGAGGTTTTAGTCATCTGCCAATCTCTAAAGATTTCCCTCACTAACTTCAGTTAATCTCAAGATGTGCCTATTCAAAATTTTCTTTTGTGGCATTAAAAGGAGAAGACACTAGGCATGTttgagtagatcattcagcccttcaaacctgctatGCCACTTAATAAGACTATCACAagccctctgtaacctcctcaagctctacaaccctctgatTTAAGTGTTCCTCTTGTGCATCTGGGAATGATTTCAATCATTCCacaggccctaagttctggaattcccattACTTCCCTAAAACTCTCTTCCTTAAAGCCTACACCTtagaacagataatcaaaagcttaGTCTAATATCTCTGTGGCTTGCTGTTAGATTTTGTTCCATAAATTCCTCTGAAGCATCGTGGGACTTTTCTctgttaaaaggtgctatataactgcaagttgttGTAGTATTTTCTATTTATAAAAGCCAATGTTCCattagccttgtacctgatgacTACTTTTTTAGTGGACCCCTACCTCTCTTAGGACCGACTCCCTGCTGTTCCTAGCTTTTCACAAGGCTGGGTGTGACCCTGTTGTGATTAATTTCATCTAATGTTTACAATCCTATAGAAATTCATTGGcctaaatttatttttattttcaaaaggaAAATTTTGAGCTGAATCATGAGACTCTGTACCTGGCAGTGAAGCTAGTGGACCATTACCTGGCAATGacagagtgtatgagagaaacaCTGCAACTTCTGGGCTCTACTGCAATCCTCATTGCTGCAAAATTTGATGTAAGCAACTTTACTAGTCTTTATGAATCTAATTCTTTGGCCTCCTTCCTTCCACTCTCCACAAACTTGAGATTATCCAAAatactgctgcccatatcctaacttgtaccaagtcctgttcacccatcaccgtATCATGGCCATATACCTCCTTATCTCAACAcctttctccagccctacaactcacTGAAATGCTGCATTCCTCCAACACATGCTCTTAAACATTCCTCACTTTATTTACCCCACCATTGCTACTTGTATCTTCAACTGTCTAGGCCTTATGTATTTCAATTCCCTCCCTAGATCTCTCTTGCTTCCTTTTTAAGATGCATTTTAAAACCTAATGTCTCTTTTATTTGACTCACCAGTCAATTTTTCTCTGATTAT from the Carcharodon carcharias isolate sCarCar2 chromosome 9, sCarCar2.pri, whole genome shotgun sequence genome contains:
- the ccnb3 gene encoding G2/mitotic-specific cyclin-B3, with the protein product MPQASENKILQHGSFGKEPSMIETDDGLHIKRSPSSPQGGPKKRSAFEDLTNAKQGQDPVSKKKGGKLVGKKTQKSTVGQETSKNNENNIKSTGPKASQEQQDNTVEQKKPKVPVPPAEKAADVDKSTDIKLSVYDEVDKENLNDPFLNAIYAYDIFSYMKEREEKFVLKGYMQKQPDLNIEMRAILVDWMVEVQENFELNHETLYLAVKLVDHYLAMTECMRETLQLLGSTAILIAAKFDERCPPCVDDFLYICDDAYQREELLSMEVNILRTLKFDINIPVAYRFLRRYAKCARANLETLTLARYICELTLQEYEFIWETASKLAASCLLLAFKMKELGGWTPTLEHYTGYQVTDLYSLTRRLNLLLYSKPDEKLKAVRYKYAHKVFFEVAKIPPMHVLKLEEQLKLDT